The DNA window AGCCTGTCAATGACCTCCCTCACGGCCTTAGCGTCTATGTCCCGTTGTGTGAACTTCTTTATTGACTCAAGCGCCTCGTCTGGGAAAGAGACCAGCGTGCTGAGTATGTCATCTACGGTCTGATCAACGTCCGACTGAGGCACCACCTCGTCAACTATGCCGAGGACTGCCGCCTCGCTCGCGGATAGCCTTCTGCCCGACATAGCTAGGTACCTAGCCCTCCTGTAGCCGAGGGCCCTTGTGCCCACGCCCAGCAGGAAGGGCGGTATGAGGCCTAGGGCCACCTCGGGGAAGCTTATCCAGGAGTTCTCTGCTGCAACTACTATGTCGCAGGCCAGCAGGAGCTCGGCGCCCCCTCCGGCTGCGAGGCCCTTAACGGCACATACTATGGGCTTGTGGCAGCTGCTCATGGCAGTAAACACGTTGTATATCTTTTCAAAGAAGCCCTTCGCCTCCTCGGGCGTGTAAAGCCTGTACATAGCGTCTATGTCATCACCTGAGCTGAAGGCGCTCTCGGTGCCTGTCAGAAGTATTGACTTGAGTTCAGTGGAGCAGCCACGGTCGAGCTCCTTAGCTAGCGCATCCCACATCTCGTCATTTATAGCGTTGAGCTTCTCGGGCCTACTTATGGTAATCTTGTAGGCCAGGTCCTTATAGGGCTCCCCGTATACATAGCTGGGCATCTGAGTCCCAGCTTTTCGTATAGGCTTGCTGAAAGTATTTGAGCTGTTGCACATGAGATGCTATGTCGCCTGAGGTCACTAAGCGCTAGACGCGCCGGGGGTGGGATTTGAACCCACGCGCCCCTGGTGGAGCAACGGGTCTCCAGCCCGTCCCCTTGGGCCGCTCGGGCACCCCGGCGTCGCTGCAAATAGTAAGGCTTGCGCCTTAAATCTATTCGCAGTCGTTCCAAGCCTTGAGTGAGCATAACATGGCTTTAGAGCTCTCACTTAGTTTAACTACATCGGTGAAGGCTTTTGCGCTGCCAGGCAAAGCTTGAGGACTACACATCAATGACTTGTCGTGTTATTGTTAAGGCGGCTTCGGCCGCTAAGCCTTGCCAGACTTCCACATACGTGGGTAGACGCCGCGTGGCATCACAATGCGCTTAGGCTTAACTGCTATCCCCTTCTCGCTCCTCATTATCTCGTCAGCACCCATCGCAGCCTCGCCAAGCCCTACCAGCTCACCCTTAAGGGTCATCATCGCGACCTGGCTACCCGCCTTTACGTCGCTTGTGAGCAGCGATATGCCTGGAACGGCCAGCAGTGCGCCGTTCACGACGCTCTCAACGGCGCTGTCCCTGAGCACCACCTTAGGTAGCTCGCACACGGCAAACTCCCCTGGCATTACGACATTCCTGAGGTAGTCGCACTTGCCCTCCACCTTGAACCTGTAGACCGCCTCGGAGAGCTGCTGAAGCGTCACGAGGCCGTGGTCCTCGTCGAAGGGACCCGTCTTAACCCTCCTGAGCTCCCTCATGTGAGCCCCAATGCCGAGGACAAGTCCCATGTCCCAGCATAGCTTCCTCATGTATGTGCCGGGGTCCGACTCCACCCTGAGCAGGGCGAGCCGACCCCGGGCCTCGAGGAGCTCCATGGAGTATATGTTCCTCACCCTCAGGGCCCTCTTGACGTTGCTCCTCACAGGGGGCCTCTGGTATATCAGTCCCGTGAACTCCTTCACCACCTCCCTGAGCCTGTCCTCGCTGACGTCGCCATGAAGTTGCATGACGCAGATGTAGACCTTCCTCGAGTGCACGACCGAGCCCATTATCTTCGTCATGTTTTCAAGCGCTATCGGTAGGACGCCCGTTACCTTGGGATCTCCCCGCCCAGCCCCATGGGGCTGGGCTCAAGGGTCCCGCCGTGCCCAGCCCTCTTCACCCCCAGGATCCTCTTGACCCATGCCGTCACCTCATGACTTGTGGGCCCTGGGGGCTTGTCAATGTTGACCACCCCGTAGCTTATATGTTGGGGCAATGGCCTTGCTGTAGGGATCGTCCCGTAGTCCGGCGACGTGTCCTCGGGAAGCTTCTCAAGCCACTCAGCGCTGTGGCCGCAGAAGGCGTTCACAGAGTTCAAAAACTCCCTTCCAAGCCTTGTTACATCTGAGCTCAAAACTCAACACCGGCCTCAGGCTAAGGCCTTCTCAAGCTTGACGCGCTCCCTCATGAAGTCTACTAGCCCTGCGGCCTCTATGGCTTTCATTACCTCCTCGTCGCTGGCCCCCTTGTTTATCTGCACAACCTTGTCAAGTGACACTATATGCGATATGTTTACCCTCCTCCTTCTGACGCCGGTCAGGCTCTTAGGGCCTGTCACCAGGACTGTATTCTCGTCAACTATGTCAACTATGACACACTTCCTGCCAACCTCACGCCCCCTAGTCTTATAGCAAACCCTGCCAACCTCTATGGCCGGCATCTTAAGGTCCCCGGAGAGGCTGAGGAGTGCCTT is part of the Acidilobus sp. 7A genome and encodes:
- a CDS encoding enoyl-CoA hydratase/isomerase family protein, with the protein product MPSYVYGEPYKDLAYKITISRPEKLNAINDEMWDALAKELDRGCSTELKSILLTGTESAFSSGDDIDAMYRLYTPEEAKGFFEKIYNVFTAMSSCHKPIVCAVKGLAAGGGAELLLACDIVVAAENSWISFPEVALGLIPPFLLGVGTRALGYRRARYLAMSGRRLSASEAAVLGIVDEVVPQSDVDQTVDDILSTLVSFPDEALESIKKFTQRDIDAKAVREVIDRLAELVLTRDAKERMELFKSRKLKPAAVRGERKAQ
- a CDS encoding RNA-guided pseudouridylation complex pseudouridine synthase subunit Cbf5, with the protein product MTKIMGSVVHSRKVYICVMQLHGDVSEDRLREVVKEFTGLIYQRPPVRSNVKRALRVRNIYSMELLEARGRLALLRVESDPGTYMRKLCWDMGLVLGIGAHMRELRRVKTGPFDEDHGLVTLQQLSEAVYRFKVEGKCDYLRNVVMPGEFAVCELPKVVLRDSAVESVVNGALLAVPGISLLTSDVKAGSQVAMMTLKGELVGLGEAAMGADEIMRSEKGIAVKPKRIVMPRGVYPRMWKSGKA
- a CDS encoding 50S ribosomal protein L14e, coding for MPAIEVGRVCYKTRGREVGRKCVIVDIVDENTVLVTGPKSLTGVRRRRVNISHIVSLDKVVQINKGASDEEVMKAIEAAGLVDFMRERVKLEKALA